The Spiroplasma clarkii genome has a window encoding:
- a CDS encoding SGNH/GDSL hydrolase family protein yields the protein MKKLLTFLMSTGLIVPTVTGVVACLPATKFDPTAIGTGIDTSGALDDSISSEENEKSDFTNYYIVGDSLSDVDGIGTYMVKKLQPLLDQVIGNLTQGIPIPNLQNLKVNLKVALDGDGYGFADADDNHHSAFSNGGTAGYLLNEELGFKPMKSSNIFVTEPNDDDGEGYGNNYAVGGATAAQMDGFMGSILNDATIEKQTVALIKQHKISTNDLTFFEIGGNDLFAMIDNYKDTALVDRVFNEGIKSIRTGIYNLLNHGMSKILFMTPPKMNEVPKYGAFFKEDANEEQKAQAKFIEEIGEKYQKAILDIITEVNTYYENKVEVFDLYNEFADILDWFKNKDVDNNIIDQGYTDESGGYYVLNDETNALLPGVAKDDFIYEKDDYKNGIVTIAEFIQKITELASLAGGFSKSARSYQTRAEGTQTYVQLLMLGRNTKNPTWDIKNYFFTDYVHPTAQVHEYVAKLLAKKFDLK from the coding sequence ATGAAAAAATTATTAACATTTTTAATGTCGACAGGACTTATTGTTCCTACTGTTACTGGAGTTGTGGCTTGTTTGCCAGCAACCAAGTTTGACCCAACAGCAATTGGAACAGGTATTGACACTAGTGGAGCACTTGATGATAGTATTTCAAGTGAGGAGAATGAAAAATCAGATTTTACAAACTATTATATTGTTGGAGATAGTTTAAGTGATGTTGATGGTATCGGAACTTATATGGTTAAAAAACTACAACCACTTTTAGACCAAGTCATTGGAAATCTAACTCAAGGTATCCCAATTCCAAATCTACAAAATTTGAAAGTTAACCTAAAAGTAGCCCTTGATGGAGATGGTTACGGATTTGCAGATGCTGATGATAACCATCATAGTGCTTTCTCAAATGGGGGAACTGCTGGTTATTTATTAAATGAAGAATTGGGATTTAAACCTATGAAAAGCAGCAATATCTTTGTAACTGAACCAAATGATGATGATGGTGAAGGTTACGGGAATAACTATGCAGTTGGAGGTGCCACTGCAGCTCAAATGGATGGTTTCATGGGAAGTATTTTAAATGATGCCACAATTGAAAAACAAACTGTGGCATTAATCAAGCAACACAAAATTAGTACAAATGACTTAACATTCTTTGAAATTGGCGGAAACGATCTATTTGCCATGATCGACAATTACAAAGATACAGCATTAGTTGACAGAGTATTTAATGAAGGGATTAAATCAATTAGAACTGGGATTTACAATTTATTAAATCATGGAATGAGTAAAATTTTATTTATGACACCACCAAAAATGAATGAAGTACCAAAATATGGTGCATTCTTCAAAGAAGATGCAAATGAAGAACAAAAAGCTCAAGCAAAATTCATTGAAGAAATTGGTGAAAAATATCAAAAAGCAATTTTGGATATAATTACTGAAGTGAACACTTACTATGAAAACAAAGTTGAAGTATTTGATTTATATAATGAATTTGCCGATATTTTAGACTGATTTAAAAATAAAGATGTAGACAATAACATTATTGATCAAGGTTATACAGATGAATCAGGAGGGTACTATGTTTTAAATGATGAAACAAATGCCCTGTTACCAGGTGTAGCCAAGGATGATTTTATTTATGAAAAAGATGATTATAAAAACGGAATCGTCACAATTGCAGAGTTCATTCAAAAAATAACTGAGTTAGCAAGTCTTGCAGGTGGATTTAGTAAATCTGCTAGAAGTTATCAAACAAGAGCAGAAGGAACTCAAACATATGTACAACTATTAATGCTTGGTAGAAACACAAAAAATCCTACATGAGACATTAAAAATTACTTTTTCACAGATTATGTTCACCCAACAGCACAAGTTCATGAGTATGTTGCAAAATTACTTGCTAAAAAATTCGATCTAAAATAA
- a CDS encoding glycoside hydrolase family 1 protein encodes MQFKFPKNFLWGGSTSAYQFEGAFDTDGKGPSVQDTRKNYPKDTTDFKVASDHYHNWKEDIALMAEMGFKSYRFSIAWTRILPNGFGEVNQKGIEFYNNLIDELVKYNIEPIVTIFHFDMPAKLEENGGWLNRENIDNFANYAKILFENFGDRVKKWLTINEQNIMIIYGEIVGINFPEGKNKVQTKYQINHHMMLAQAKAIALCHKIVKNGQIGPAPNILSVYPNSNKPIDQLAAMNMRIFKNWFFLDTCIFGRYNNLVIEYLKTNKIMFEILKGDMETITANKPDFIAFNYYATATAQMPLEDLDFDALPDQQRMKSMLGMFQQVSNENLQKTQFGWEIDPVGLRNTLRELYDRYNLPLLITENGIGGYDELINGFVDDTYRIEYYQQHIKQMALAIKDGVNLIGFNPWSAIDLVSTHEGVKKRYGFVYVNRDEFDYKDLKRYPKKSFYWYKELLEKNSIEID; translated from the coding sequence ATGCAGTTTAAATTTCCAAAAAACTTTTTATGAGGTGGTTCAACTAGTGCCTATCAATTTGAAGGTGCATTTGACACTGATGGCAAAGGACCATCAGTTCAAGATACTAGAAAAAACTACCCAAAAGACACAACAGATTTTAAAGTAGCTTCTGACCATTATCATAATTGAAAAGAAGATATTGCTTTAATGGCTGAAATGGGATTTAAATCATATCGTTTTTCAATTGCTTGAACTAGAATTCTTCCAAACGGATTTGGCGAAGTTAATCAAAAGGGAATTGAATTTTATAATAATTTGATTGATGAACTTGTGAAATATAACATTGAACCCATTGTAACAATTTTTCATTTTGATATGCCAGCAAAACTTGAAGAAAATGGCGGTTGACTTAATAGGGAAAATATAGATAACTTTGCAAATTATGCTAAAATTTTGTTTGAAAACTTTGGTGATCGAGTTAAAAAATGATTAACAATTAATGAGCAAAACATTATGATTATTTATGGTGAGATTGTGGGGATTAATTTTCCTGAAGGAAAAAATAAAGTTCAAACCAAATATCAAATTAACCACCACATGATGTTAGCCCAAGCAAAAGCAATTGCTCTTTGTCATAAAATAGTTAAAAATGGTCAGATTGGACCAGCTCCAAATATTTTATCAGTCTATCCAAACTCAAATAAGCCAATTGACCAATTGGCAGCCATGAACATGAGAATTTTTAAGAACTGATTTTTCCTTGATACTTGTATTTTTGGTAGATACAATAACTTGGTGATTGAATACTTAAAAACAAACAAAATTATGTTTGAGATTTTAAAAGGCGATATGGAAACAATTACAGCTAATAAACCTGACTTTATTGCCTTTAATTACTATGCAACAGCAACAGCACAAATGCCACTTGAAGATCTTGACTTTGATGCATTACCTGACCAACAAAGAATGAAGTCAATGTTAGGGATGTTTCAACAAGTTTCAAATGAAAACTTACAAAAAACTCAATTTGGATGAGAAATAGATCCAGTTGGTTTGAGAAATACACTTCGTGAATTATACGATAGATACAATTTACCCTTGCTAATAACTGAAAATGGTATTGGTGGTTATGATGAACTTATTAATGGATTTGTTGATGACACTTATCGAATTGAATATTATCAGCAACACATCAAACAAATGGCTCTTGCAATCAAAGACGGTGTTAACCTAATTGGTTTTAATCCTTGAAGTGCAATAGATCTTGTTTCAACTCATGAAGGTGTGAAAAAAAGATATGGTTTTGTTTATGTTAATAGAGATGAATTTGATTACAAGGATTTAAAAAGATATCCTAAAAAAAGTTTTTACTGATACAAAGAATTACTTGAAAAAAATTCAATTGAAATTGATTAA
- a CDS encoding ATP-binding cassette domain-containing protein translates to MIQIKEIKKSYKKNSPNVIDDVSFEIKDGEAVAILGANGAGKSTLVEIIAGIIEPTSGEIAYVSEGKTSDSKKNDKDFLQKNVGIQFQSGAWPFNTMGTDLLEFFVGRKWKTNEYITELINVFEISSILKNRIASCSGGEQQRFNCFLSIINNPKILILDELITGLDLKMQIKLIKFFQELRKKSGLTLIVVSHIPEEVEQVCDRIIILKQGKIYKQMDITTVKKEFGSVRNLLTEFFEEQI, encoded by the coding sequence ATGATACAAATTAAAGAGATAAAAAAAAGTTATAAAAAAAATTCACCAAATGTTATTGATGATGTCTCATTTGAAATTAAAGATGGCGAAGCTGTAGCAATTTTGGGTGCCAATGGTGCAGGGAAATCAACATTGGTTGAAATTATTGCTGGTATTATTGAACCAACATCTGGTGAAATTGCTTATGTGAGTGAAGGAAAAACTAGTGATAGTAAGAAAAATGATAAAGATTTTTTACAAAAAAATGTTGGGATCCAATTTCAAAGTGGAGCTTGACCCTTTAACACTATGGGAACAGATTTACTTGAGTTTTTTGTTGGTAGAAAATGAAAAACCAATGAGTATATTACTGAGTTAATTAATGTTTTTGAAATTTCAAGTATTTTAAAAAATAGAATTGCTAGTTGTTCAGGTGGAGAACAACAAAGATTTAATTGTTTTTTATCGATTATTAATAATCCCAAAATTCTAATTTTAGATGAGTTAATTACTGGATTAGATCTAAAAATGCAAATCAAGTTAATTAAATTTTTTCAAGAATTAAGAAAGAAAAGTGGCTTGACATTAATTGTGGTTTCACACATTCCAGAAGAAGTTGAGCAAGTGTGTGATCGCATTATCATTTTAAAACAAGGAAAAATTTATAAACAAATGGACATTACAACAGTGAAAAAAGAATTTGGAAGTGTGAGAAATCTTCTCACTGAATTTTTTGAGGAACAAATCTAA
- a CDS encoding lipoprotein, translating to MKKLLGLLAATGLVASTGSTVIACGETTDSAITTEAIKTAVIALLEEGKSDYTTTALKTLLDNEENAITGVASWTVAANSGVASTAVFTFDVAEGHVLDDDAEKITGTFEIANLLTTTPTKVTIDELKEQVENELEEDSYANIDALNEALEDVVVNGFSSFSATADGTVNATVTFTVAATHEITGGETEFTLEDIIGEAETI from the coding sequence ATGAAAAAATTATTAGGGTTACTTGCAGCAACTGGGTTAGTTGCTAGCACAGGATCTACAGTAATTGCTTGTGGAGAAACCACAGATTCAGCAATTACAACTGAGGCAATTAAAACAGCTGTTATAGCTTTATTAGAAGAAGGAAAAAGTGATTATACAACTACAGCATTAAAAACATTATTAGATAATGAAGAAAATGCAATTACTGGAGTTGCTTCTTGAACTGTAGCTGCAAATTCAGGTGTGGCCTCAACAGCAGTATTTACATTCGATGTTGCAGAAGGGCATGTTTTAGATGATGATGCTGAAAAAATTACTGGAACATTTGAGATAGCAAACCTTTTAACTACTACACCAACAAAAGTTACAATTGATGAACTAAAAGAACAAGTTGAAAATGAACTTGAAGAAGATTCATATGCTAACATTGATGCATTAAATGAAGCATTAGAAGATGTTGTAGTAAATGGATTCTCTAGCTTTTCAGCAACTGCTGATGGTACTGTGAATGCAACTGTTACATTTACAGTTGCAGCTACTCATGAAATTACAGGTGGAGAAACAGAATTTACACTTGAAGATATCATTGGTGAAGCAGAAACTATTTAA
- a CDS encoding PTS glucose transporter subunit IIA, which yields MDKFFLKIYAPCDGFVKPITEIKDGAFKTKQLGDGIFIVPETDEFYSPLEKCEIALIAATKHAIYFSKDEVNVLMHIGLDTVKLAGKPFEVFTKVGQTVQKNDLLVKLKRSELDEINLETPILVDVSNFKSYKLNYVNINKHVKTGDLLYEVEYQINTSKSAETTDLVVMKQEINKYQDIAKKILQYIGGVDNQTDVFNCMTRLRFKILDKSKVDIKNIEALKIVKGTNWNGEQLQVIIGGEVYKVKDETVKLIQNNGEIDFSTKLQGTKKPFRQKLAPAISSILFPTIPVLIGAGIIGALQSILVLSGLLRNPSATEPLQSLDMWSALFFIASKVGLELIGVVFLYSTVKYLKGDIPLALGLALMLTSHYFIGDGWKLFTLFGNEIAIKTYEGTVLPMIAAGFLVHYLNEWTKKWMPSSVDVVFRVAFVSLVCFIVMMFTIGPIFKVIEQLLAKLVIIIGKLPFGIGVGVFAMMWQPLVLTGTHVAVVTTIALPMSQIPAEPSAMYSALQIAIVGQIGATIAVLIRTKNQKIKQACIAGLPGAVFGITEPLIYGVTLRKIWPFFYGCLGALVGGVVGGIFGIEQVARTGTGVMSYIGLGYGTNLAVGIIASLIAMSTAFALTIVLYVDRKNEVKEAKKVFSKIIKVLKAENYDSSKVLELKNSFKAICLKMKKENNFTQYEKALIDLTKNELALQKLQDSFATSKAKKYKTAMKFMQKDKVKYNRLATKYNELQINEAKLKLLQEKNEQFAAKLVGDKELYDKNNLIFIKEFNNLVSKNLIKDKEKLTQFKLMFVNAVSALEINYEIIEKNDIKFDVFKKTKKVEVIKNAV from the coding sequence ATGGATAAATTCTTTTTAAAAATATATGCACCATGTGATGGTTTTGTAAAACCGATTACTGAAATCAAGGATGGTGCTTTTAAAACAAAACAACTTGGTGATGGAATCTTTATTGTTCCTGAAACTGATGAATTCTATTCACCACTTGAAAAGTGTGAAATAGCTTTAATTGCTGCAACCAAACATGCAATTTATTTTTCAAAAGATGAAGTCAATGTCTTAATGCACATTGGTTTAGACACTGTTAAATTAGCAGGAAAACCTTTTGAAGTCTTTACTAAAGTTGGTCAAACTGTGCAAAAAAATGATCTTTTAGTTAAATTGAAGAGAAGTGAGCTTGATGAGATTAATTTAGAGACACCAATTTTAGTAGATGTCAGTAACTTTAAAAGTTATAAACTAAATTATGTAAATATCAACAAACACGTCAAAACTGGCGATTTACTGTATGAAGTTGAGTACCAAATCAATACCAGCAAGTCAGCAGAAACTACAGATTTAGTAGTAATGAAACAAGAAATTAACAAGTATCAAGATATTGCTAAAAAAATTTTACAATATATTGGTGGAGTTGATAACCAGACAGATGTTTTTAACTGTATGACCAGATTAAGATTTAAAATTCTTGATAAAAGTAAAGTTGATATAAAAAACATTGAGGCCTTAAAGATTGTAAAGGGCACCAACTGAAATGGAGAACAATTGCAAGTAATTATTGGAGGAGAAGTTTATAAAGTTAAAGATGAAACTGTAAAATTAATTCAAAACAATGGTGAAATAGACTTTTCAACAAAGTTACAAGGTACAAAAAAACCATTTAGACAAAAATTAGCACCAGCAATATCTTCAATTTTATTCCCCACAATTCCAGTTTTAATTGGGGCAGGGATTATTGGAGCATTGCAATCAATTCTAGTGTTAAGTGGTTTATTACGAAATCCATCTGCAACAGAGCCATTACAAAGTTTAGACATGTGAAGTGCATTATTTTTTATTGCTTCAAAAGTTGGTCTAGAACTAATTGGTGTAGTGTTCTTATATAGCACTGTAAAATATTTGAAAGGTGATATTCCCTTAGCACTAGGATTAGCTTTAATGTTGACAAGTCATTACTTTATTGGTGATGGATGAAAACTATTTACTTTATTTGGAAATGAAATTGCCATTAAAACTTATGAAGGTACAGTGTTACCAATGATCGCTGCTGGTTTTTTAGTACATTACTTAAATGAATGAACCAAAAAATGAATGCCTTCATCAGTTGATGTTGTCTTTAGAGTTGCTTTTGTTTCTCTAGTTTGCTTTATTGTAATGATGTTTACAATTGGTCCAATTTTTAAAGTAATTGAGCAATTATTAGCAAAACTTGTCATTATCATTGGTAAACTTCCCTTTGGAATTGGAGTCGGAGTTTTTGCTATGATGTGACAACCACTAGTTTTAACAGGAACTCATGTGGCAGTTGTAACTACCATTGCTTTACCAATGAGTCAAATTCCAGCTGAACCATCAGCTATGTATTCAGCCTTACAAATTGCTATTGTTGGTCAAATTGGTGCAACAATTGCAGTTCTGATTAGAACAAAAAATCAAAAAATTAAACAAGCTTGTATTGCAGGGTTACCAGGAGCTGTCTTTGGGATTACCGAACCCTTGATTTATGGTGTCACTTTAAGAAAGATTTGACCATTTTTCTATGGTTGTCTTGGTGCCTTGGTTGGTGGAGTAGTTGGAGGTATTTTTGGAATAGAACAAGTGGCTAGAACTGGAACTGGTGTAATGTCTTACATTGGTTTAGGGTATGGTACTAATTTAGCTGTTGGTATTATTGCCTCTTTAATTGCTATGAGTACTGCTTTTGCTTTAACCATAGTTTTATATGTTGATCGAAAAAATGAAGTTAAAGAGGCAAAAAAAGTTTTCTCAAAAATCATTAAAGTTTTAAAAGCAGAAAACTATGATTCAAGTAAAGTACTTGAATTAAAAAATAGTTTCAAAGCTATTTGTTTAAAAATGAAAAAGGAAAACAATTTCACTCAATATGAAAAAGCTTTAATTGATCTAACAAAAAATGAACTAGCATTACAAAAACTACAAGATAGTTTTGCAACTAGTAAAGCCAAAAAATATAAAACTGCAATGAAATTTATGCAAAAAGACAAGGTTAAGTACAATAGACTTGCCACAAAATACAATGAATTACAAATTAACGAAGCTAAGTTAAAATTATTACAAGAAAAAAATGAGCAATTTGCTGCAAAGTTAGTTGGTGATAAAGAACTTTATGATAAAAATAATCTTATTTTTATCAAAGAATTTAACAATTTGGTTTCAAAAAACCTAATCAAAGATAAAGAAAAATTAACCCAATTTAAATTAATGTTTGTTAATGCGGTTAGTGCATTAGAAATAAACTATGAAATTATTGAAAAAAATGATATTAAATTTGATGTCTTTAAAAAAACTAAAAAAGTTGAGGTGATTAAAAATGCAGTTTAA
- the yihA gene encoding ribosome biogenesis GTP-binding protein YihA/YsxC — translation MIKQAKFIKSAAAKKDWIDDAIPEVCFIGRSNVGKSTFINALTNQNKLAKTSSTPGKTRLLNFFDINNNLFRIVDAPGYGFARVSHSLKAEFGAMMDDYLVNRSNLKGVCQLVDLRHKPTTDDVEMYSFFKHHKIKVLVIATKRDKCKRNDIVKNEKLIKTTLDLAASDLFLSISSTSKENLAQVYGLLEQLLEIKSD, via the coding sequence ATGATCAAGCAAGCAAAATTTATAAAATCTGCAGCAGCTAAAAAGGATTGAATTGATGATGCTATTCCTGAAGTTTGTTTTATTGGAAGAAGTAATGTTGGTAAATCAACTTTTATTAATGCTTTAACAAATCAAAATAAACTAGCAAAAACTTCAAGCACACCAGGAAAAACAAGACTTTTAAACTTTTTTGATATCAATAATAACTTGTTTCGTATTGTTGATGCACCAGGTTATGGTTTTGCTCGGGTTAGTCACAGTTTAAAAGCAGAATTTGGAGCAATGATGGATGATTACTTGGTTAATCGTTCCAACTTGAAAGGTGTTTGTCAATTGGTAGACTTAAGACACAAGCCAACCACTGATGATGTTGAGATGTATAGTTTTTTTAAGCACCATAAAATCAAAGTTTTAGTAATTGCCACAAAAAGAGATAAATGCAAACGTAATGACATTGTTAAAAATGAAAAATTAATTAAAACCACTCTTGATCTAGCTGCCAGTGATTTGTTTTTATCAATTTCTTCAACTAGTAAAGAAAATTTAGCACAAGTATATGGTTTACTAGAACAATTGCTAGAAATTAAGTCAGATTAG
- a CDS encoding lipoprotein — MKRLLGLLGAISLTASATAGVVACSPTGESAEKITEALPGLMSQYSKALFISQQGTTKSKTHVSSDYIFANILGNQKFSDLGIEKLATSNELTGDDTLNRLSEKHLDVLNLTSNAELKGNVYLGGTLDLETEVDSTISSILSMAPTIIGLFANPANAANAISSITSLIDIESLLSGDLLEQVKTIASDENLTHLEAAFSNDVYKDMDFIDAMNSTMIGLANAIEQLVNQDKATIYDYKTVDEINKNFKLAIEGLGQNIYGLIDGTKAISFDISKDMLAVAEIIRFVRTLLVYLNTFTYEEMTGDLITIEEMTEKRKISVQSVENKMDFKNVISVLKAIVLDENNKGDIVLRNFLGALFMTTVVDKNGAIIKGNIYSVRSESYNEFPGSALGYRPAGYAPILSNLVVAMLGGEIKIEVEAGIIYYCPVIRAVLDSGIRGTSNVKNVQGISEVMDALPTMADTLPDFIGDALQKISGNGDYDKFKESWISYLWNNDNKELNFTLKGFLDQPLTGLMSLFGTSEYGFDQKTNSGFDFLLKKSLKEIVVDLAAAVENKETAVFDFEKVADLMALLKKDNALANTLNEPAKFFEALGYVGGENPSITPGSPLEKLVEILSELNWLVNVANTFSKWVKDYQTELDSIRVEVEEQLKGLKVTGLSNKDGSYEYKVTDGTTTANYTIKLTAVEGKSTVTSIDVA; from the coding sequence ATGAAAAGATTATTAGGACTTTTAGGAGCCATTAGTTTAACAGCTTCTGCAACTGCTGGAGTGGTTGCATGTTCACCAACAGGTGAAAGTGCTGAAAAAATTACAGAAGCTTTACCAGGTTTAATGTCTCAATATAGTAAAGCACTATTTATAAGTCAACAAGGAACTACAAAATCAAAAACACATGTAAGTTCAGATTATATTTTTGCAAATATTTTAGGAAACCAAAAATTTAGTGATTTAGGAATAGAAAAATTAGCAACCAGTAATGAATTAACTGGTGATGATACTTTAAATAGACTTTCTGAAAAACATTTAGATGTTTTGAACTTAACTAGCAACGCTGAGTTAAAAGGAAATGTTTATCTTGGTGGAACACTTGATTTAGAAACTGAAGTAGATTCAACAATTAGTTCTATTTTAAGTATGGCCCCAACCATAATTGGTCTTTTTGCAAACCCAGCAAATGCTGCTAATGCAATTTCATCAATTACTAGCTTGATTGATATTGAGTCGCTTTTATCTGGTGACTTACTAGAACAAGTTAAAACAATTGCTTCAGATGAGAACTTAACTCATTTAGAAGCTGCCTTTAGCAATGATGTTTATAAAGATATGGACTTTATAGATGCAATGAATTCAACTATGATTGGTTTAGCAAATGCTATAGAACAATTAGTTAACCAAGATAAAGCAACAATTTACGATTATAAAACAGTTGATGAAATCAACAAGAACTTTAAACTTGCCATTGAAGGTCTTGGACAAAACATATATGGATTAATTGATGGAACAAAAGCAATTTCATTTGATATTTCAAAAGACATGTTAGCAGTTGCAGAAATTATCCGATTTGTTAGAACTTTACTTGTTTATTTAAATACATTTACCTATGAAGAAATGACAGGGGATTTAATCACAATTGAAGAAATGACTGAAAAAAGGAAAATTTCAGTTCAAAGTGTTGAAAACAAAATGGATTTCAAAAATGTCATTAGTGTTTTAAAAGCAATTGTGCTTGATGAAAACAATAAAGGTGACATTGTTTTAAGAAACTTCTTGGGAGCATTATTTATGACTACTGTTGTTGATAAAAATGGAGCAATCATAAAGGGTAACATTTACTCAGTTCGTAGTGAAAGCTATAATGAATTTCCAGGATCTGCTCTAGGATATAGACCAGCTGGATATGCACCAATTTTGTCAAACTTAGTTGTTGCCATGTTGGGTGGAGAGATTAAAATTGAAGTTGAAGCAGGGATCATCTACTATTGTCCTGTAATAAGAGCAGTACTTGATAGTGGAATTAGAGGAACTTCAAATGTTAAAAATGTTCAAGGGATTTCTGAAGTTATGGATGCCTTGCCAACAATGGCAGATACTTTGCCAGATTTCATTGGTGATGCTTTACAAAAAATTAGTGGTAATGGAGATTACGATAAATTTAAAGAATCATGAATTAGTTACTTGTGAAATAATGATAACAAAGAACTAAACTTTACCTTAAAAGGATTTTTAGACCAACCTTTAACAGGGTTAATGTCATTATTTGGAACTAGTGAATATGGATTTGATCAAAAAACAAATTCAGGATTTGATTTTCTTTTGAAAAAAAGCTTAAAGGAAATTGTGGTTGATTTAGCAGCTGCAGTTGAAAATAAAGAAACTGCAGTCTTTGACTTTGAAAAAGTTGCAGACTTGATGGCTTTACTGAAAAAAGATAATGCACTTGCAAATACTTTAAATGAACCTGCAAAATTCTTTGAAGCACTTGGTTATGTTGGCGGGGAGAACCCATCAATTACTCCAGGAAGTCCACTTGAAAAACTTGTTGAAATTTTAAGTGAATTAAACTGACTGGTTAATGTGGCAAACACATTTTCAAAATGAGTTAAAGATTATCAAACTGAACTTGACAGTATTAGAGTTGAAGTTGAAGAACAGTTAAAAGGTCTTAAAGTTACTGGTCTTTCAAACAAAGATGGATCTTATGAATATAAAGTAACCGATGGAACTACAACTGCAAATTATACAATCAAACTTACTGCAGTTGAAGGTAAATCAACAGTTACTAGCATTGATGTTGCTTAA